From Dermochelys coriacea isolate rDerCor1 chromosome 8, rDerCor1.pri.v4, whole genome shotgun sequence, the proteins below share one genomic window:
- the PANK3 gene encoding pantothenate kinase 3 isoform X3, giving the protein MASKGDSTHADKLVRDIYGGDYERFGLPGWAVASSFGNMIYKEKRESVSKEDLARATLVTITNNIGSIARMCAVNEKINRVVFVGNFLRVNTLSMKLLAYALDYWSKGQLKALFLEHEGYFGAVGALLGLPNFS; this is encoded by the exons ATGGCATCCAAAGGGGACAGTACACATGCTGATAAGCTTGTCCGGGACATTTATGGAGGGGACTATGAACGTTTTGGCTTGCCAGGATGGGCAGTAGCCTCTAG ttttGGGAATATGATCTACAAAGAGAAGAGAGAATCTGTTAGTAAAGAAGACCTGGCTAGAGCTACACTGGTTACAATCACCAATAACATTGGATCTATAGCACGGATGTGTGCGGTAAATGAG aaaataaacagAGTTGTCTTTGTTGGTAACTTTTTGCGTGTGAACACTCTGTCAATGAAGCTTCTTGCATATGCACTGGATTACTGGTCAAAAGGCCAGCTGAAGGCCTTGTTCCTAGAACATGAG ggataCTTTGGTGCTGTTGGTGCTCTTCTTGGATTGCCGAATTTCAGCTGA